In Kordia antarctica, the following proteins share a genomic window:
- the ilvN gene encoding acetolactate synthase small subunit — translation MEKETKQFTVSVYTENNIGLLNRISAIFQRRHINIESINSSVSEIESVSRWTLVVNLSEEQMKKIIGQIDKQVEVIKAYYHTEEEIIYQESCIFKMRSDLLFDERQIQNIIKDSNARIVTVNRDFFVIEKSGRKEEIEMLQRELSVFGIMQFTRSGRISVSKDEMKISKMLETFNH, via the coding sequence ATGGAAAAAGAAACAAAACAATTTACGGTTTCGGTGTATACCGAAAATAATATAGGATTGTTGAACAGAATTTCAGCAATCTTCCAACGAAGACACATCAATATAGAAAGTATCAATTCGTCTGTTTCAGAAATTGAAAGCGTTTCAAGATGGACATTAGTGGTCAATCTCTCGGAAGAGCAAATGAAAAAAATCATTGGTCAAATTGATAAGCAAGTTGAAGTCATTAAAGCGTATTATCACACAGAAGAAGAAATTATCTATCAAGAATCTTGCATTTTTAAAATGAGGTCAGATTTATTGTTTGATGAACGCCAAATTCAAAACATCATCAAAGATAGCAATGCACGAATTGTCACCGTAAACAGGGACTTTTTTGTCATTGAAAAATCGGGGAGAAAAGAAGAAATAGAAATGTTACAAAGAGAATTAAGCGTCTTTGGAATCATGCAATTTACACGCTCAGGGCGAATTTCGGTTTCCAAAGATGAAATGAAAATATCAAAGATGTTGGAAACATTCAATCATTAA
- the ilvC gene encoding ketol-acid reductoisomerase, whose amino-acid sequence MSNYFNTLSLRDQLAQLGKCRFMNASEFEDGVKALNGKKIVIVGCGAQGLNQGLNMRDSGLDISYALRQAAIDEQRASYENATSNGFKVGTYKQLIPTADLVLNLTPDKQHTSVVKAVMPLMKKGATLSYSHGFNIVEEGTQIRKDITVIMVAPKCPGTEVREEYKRGFGVPTLIAVHPENDPENKGWTQAKAYAVATGGHKAGVLESSFIAEVKSDLMGEQTILCGLLQTGAILSFDKMVEKGIEPGYAAKLIQFGWETITEALKHGGITNMMDRLSNPAKLKAFELSEELKTIMRPLFEKHMDDIVSGHFSKTMMEDWANDDKNLLQWRAATGETAFEKTGLTIDHITEQEYFDHGVLLVAFVKSGVELAFETMVSAGIIEDSAYYESLHELPLIANTIARKKLFEMNRVISDTAEYGCYLFDHACKPLLVDFMKDVSTEVIGKSFSDTNGVDNLDLIEVNDAIRNHPIEAVGKRLRAAMTAMKTIKTTNTKNPVKV is encoded by the coding sequence ATGTCAAATTACTTCAACACACTATCATTACGAGATCAATTAGCGCAATTAGGAAAATGTAGATTTATGAATGCTTCCGAGTTTGAAGATGGCGTAAAAGCACTCAACGGAAAAAAAATTGTCATTGTTGGTTGTGGCGCACAAGGTTTGAATCAAGGATTAAATATGCGCGATTCAGGATTGGATATTTCATACGCATTACGACAAGCCGCTATTGACGAACAACGCGCTTCGTATGAAAACGCAACGTCAAATGGTTTCAAAGTTGGGACCTACAAACAATTAATTCCAACTGCAGATTTAGTATTGAATTTGACGCCAGATAAACAACATACTTCGGTTGTAAAAGCGGTGATGCCATTAATGAAAAAAGGAGCAACGTTGAGTTATTCTCACGGTTTTAATATTGTGGAAGAAGGAACTCAAATTCGTAAAGATATTACGGTAATTATGGTCGCGCCAAAATGTCCTGGAACGGAAGTTAGAGAAGAATATAAACGTGGTTTTGGAGTGCCAACTTTAATTGCGGTGCATCCTGAAAACGATCCAGAAAACAAAGGTTGGACGCAAGCAAAAGCATATGCAGTTGCAACTGGCGGACACAAAGCTGGCGTACTTGAATCTTCTTTTATTGCAGAAGTGAAAAGTGATTTAATGGGCGAACAAACTATTCTTTGTGGTTTATTACAAACTGGTGCGATTTTATCTTTTGACAAAATGGTTGAAAAAGGAATTGAACCTGGTTATGCCGCAAAACTAATCCAGTTTGGTTGGGAAACGATCACGGAAGCGTTGAAACATGGCGGAATTACCAATATGATGGATCGGTTATCGAATCCTGCAAAATTAAAAGCTTTTGAATTATCTGAAGAATTAAAAACGATCATGCGTCCATTATTTGAAAAGCATATGGATGATATCGTTTCAGGTCATTTCTCAAAAACAATGATGGAAGATTGGGCAAATGATGATAAAAACTTATTACAATGGCGCGCTGCAACTGGCGAAACTGCGTTTGAAAAAACAGGCTTGACAATCGATCATATTACGGAACAAGAATATTTTGATCATGGTGTATTATTGGTTGCTTTTGTAAAATCGGGTGTGGAATTAGCGTTTGAAACGATGGTAAGTGCTGGAATTATTGAAGATTCTGCGTATTACGAGTCGCTTCATGAGTTACCGCTTATCGCGAATACAATTGCTAGAAAGAAGCTTTTTGAAATGAATCGTGTGATTTCTGATACAGCTGAATATGGTTGTTATTTATTCGATCATGCATGTAAACCATTGTTGGTTGATTTTATGAAAGACGTTTCTACGGAAGTAATAGGAAAATCATTTTCAGATACAAACGGAGTAGACAATTTAGACTTAATTGAAGTGAATGATGCGATTCGAAATCATCCGATAGAAGCTGTTGGAAAACGATTGAGAGCAGCAATGACGGCGATGAAAACGATTAAAACAACGAATACGAAAAACCCTGTAAAAGTTTAG
- the ilvA gene encoding threonine ammonia-lyase IlvA: MQTTIKTYTPTLAAVKSAAKTLKGIASVTPLSYNEHYSKQWNCNVFLKREDLQQVRSYKIRGSYNKISSLTATQIENEIVCASAGNHAQGVALSCKLLKIKGTIFMPMPTSSQKIEQVKMFGEEYVEVVLVGDTFDDAYHAAMLECERLNKTFIHPFNDEKVIEGQATIGLEILKQTENPIDYVFVPVGGGGLSAGLSSVFKMLSPTTKIIGVEPKGAPSMSTSIQNDRNTTLKNIENFVDGAAVKRVGDLNFAICKENLYDMITVDEGNVCQTILDLYNKQAIVVEPAGALSLAALSQYAEKIKGKNVVCVVSGGNNDITRTAEIKERALLYANLKHYFIIKFPQRAGALREFLAEILGPTDDITHFEYTKKTNREKGAAVVGLQLKNAGDLEALITKMKLRDFYGDYLNDKPDLFQFLV, translated from the coding sequence TTGCAAACAACAATAAAAACATACACACCAACATTAGCAGCCGTAAAATCTGCCGCAAAAACACTCAAAGGAATTGCCTCGGTAACACCTTTGAGTTATAACGAGCATTATTCCAAACAATGGAATTGCAACGTGTTTTTAAAGCGAGAAGATTTGCAGCAAGTACGATCTTACAAAATTAGAGGTTCGTACAATAAAATTTCTTCGTTGACAGCAACACAAATAGAAAACGAAATTGTGTGTGCAAGTGCTGGAAATCATGCGCAAGGTGTTGCGTTATCATGTAAGTTATTAAAAATAAAAGGCACAATTTTTATGCCAATGCCAACATCAAGTCAAAAGATTGAACAAGTAAAAATGTTTGGTGAAGAATATGTTGAGGTTGTATTAGTAGGCGATACTTTTGACGATGCGTATCATGCGGCAATGCTGGAATGTGAACGACTGAACAAAACTTTTATTCATCCGTTTAACGATGAAAAAGTAATTGAAGGTCAAGCCACTATTGGATTGGAGATTTTAAAACAGACAGAAAATCCAATTGATTATGTTTTTGTACCTGTTGGCGGCGGCGGATTGTCCGCTGGATTATCTTCCGTGTTTAAAATGCTATCTCCAACTACAAAAATTATTGGCGTAGAACCAAAAGGCGCGCCTTCTATGTCTACATCGATTCAGAATGATAGAAATACAACGTTAAAAAACATTGAAAATTTTGTAGATGGCGCGGCAGTAAAACGTGTTGGAGATTTGAATTTTGCGATCTGTAAAGAAAATTTATACGACATGATTACGGTTGATGAAGGCAATGTATGTCAAACCATTTTAGATTTATATAACAAACAAGCTATTGTAGTTGAGCCTGCTGGAGCTTTAAGCCTTGCTGCATTATCGCAATATGCCGAAAAAATAAAAGGTAAAAATGTAGTGTGTGTTGTTAGCGGAGGCAATAACGATATTACACGAACGGCAGAAATTAAAGAACGTGCATTATTGTATGCAAACTTAAAACATTATTTCATTATCAAATTTCCACAACGTGCAGGCGCATTGCGTGAATTTTTGGCAGAAATTTTAGGTCCAACAGACGATATTACACATTTTGAATATACCAAAAAAACCAATCGCGAAAAAGGTGCGGCAGTCGTTGGTTTGCAATTAAAAAATGCAGGCGATTTAGAAGCGCTCATCACCAAAATGAAATTGCGTGATTTTTATGGCGATTACTTAAATGACAAACCCGATTTGTTTCAATTTTTAGTTTAA
- a CDS encoding NADP-dependent glyceraldehyde-3-phosphate dehydrogenase, protein MKIPEQYQIKQTITQNTYLVDGQLKSWTGETSEVYSTISSTEKYKPTLLGTIPTLGEKEALEALNSAVSAYNKGQGLWPTMKVVDRIACMEKFVTQMKTKRAEVVKLLMWEIGKNLPDSEKEFDRTVEYIYDTIEDYKQMDRDSAKFEKNAGVNAHIRRGPLGVVLCLGPYNYPLNETFALLIPALIMGNSVIFKPAKFGVLLLSPLLEAFQNSFPKGVVNIIYGRGRTVASPIMKDGRVDVLALIGNSTSANALQNVHPKSNRLRMVLGLEAKNPAIVLKDADLELAIDECIAGSTSFNGQRCTALKVLYVHEDIIEEFNKRFSEKVDALKFGNPWEDGAKLTPLPEPNKPAYIQELIDDAIEKGAKIINKKGGETTENYIFPAVLYPVSKNMRVFEEEQFGPVIPVISFSDIEEPLDDMAASNYGQQVSLFGKDIKTLAPLIDTLVNLVCRVNLNSSCQRGPDVYPFTGRKDSAVATLSVHDALRSFSIRTFVASKDNAYNNAILKELLETRASNFVSTDYIL, encoded by the coding sequence ATGAAAATTCCTGAACAGTATCAAATTAAACAAACCATCACTCAAAATACATATTTAGTAGATGGACAATTAAAATCTTGGACAGGAGAAACGTCTGAGGTCTATTCTACAATTTCTTCCACAGAAAAGTACAAACCAACATTACTTGGAACAATTCCAACTTTAGGAGAAAAAGAAGCTTTAGAAGCATTAAATTCGGCTGTTTCTGCTTACAACAAAGGTCAAGGTTTGTGGCCAACAATGAAAGTTGTGGACAGAATTGCCTGTATGGAAAAGTTTGTAACGCAGATGAAAACCAAGCGTGCCGAAGTTGTGAAACTTTTAATGTGGGAAATTGGTAAAAACTTACCAGATTCAGAAAAGGAATTTGATAGAACTGTAGAATATATTTACGATACTATCGAAGATTACAAACAAATGGACAGAGATTCCGCTAAGTTTGAAAAAAATGCTGGTGTGAATGCGCATATTCGTAGAGGTCCACTTGGAGTTGTACTTTGTTTAGGACCTTATAATTATCCTTTAAATGAAACATTTGCCTTGTTGATTCCTGCGTTAATTATGGGGAATTCTGTCATTTTTAAACCCGCAAAGTTTGGCGTTTTATTATTATCTCCTTTGTTGGAAGCTTTCCAGAATAGTTTTCCAAAAGGTGTTGTGAATATTATTTACGGACGCGGACGAACAGTTGCTTCTCCAATTATGAAAGATGGTCGCGTTGATGTGTTAGCCTTAATTGGAAACAGTACATCTGCGAATGCTTTGCAAAATGTGCATCCTAAAAGTAACAGGTTGCGAATGGTTTTAGGATTAGAAGCTAAAAATCCTGCAATTGTATTGAAAGATGCCGATTTAGAGTTGGCGATTGACGAATGTATTGCCGGTTCAACTTCTTTCAACGGACAACGTTGTACGGCATTAAAAGTTTTATATGTACACGAAGATATTATAGAGGAATTTAACAAGCGTTTTTCTGAAAAAGTAGATGCATTAAAATTTGGAAATCCGTGGGAAGATGGCGCGAAATTAACGCCTTTGCCTGAACCAAATAAACCTGCGTATATTCAAGAATTGATTGATGATGCCATTGAAAAAGGAGCAAAAATCATCAATAAAAAAGGTGGAGAAACCACAGAGAATTATATTTTTCCAGCCGTATTATATCCTGTTTCAAAAAATATGCGTGTTTTTGAAGAAGAGCAATTTGGACCAGTAATTCCAGTTATTTCATTCTCGGATATTGAAGAACCTTTAGACGATATGGCGGCTTCTAATTATGGACAACAAGTAAGTTTGTTCGGAAAAGATATTAAAACATTAGCACCTTTAATTGATACTTTGGTGAATCTTGTTTGTCGTGTAAACTTGAATAGTTCGTGTCAACGTGGGCCAGATGTGTATCCGTTTACAGGTCGAAAAGATTCTGCAGTAGCGACATTAAGTGTACACGATGCGTTGCGTTCATTTTCAATTAGAACGTTTGTGGCTTCAAAAGATAACGCATATAATAATGCTATTTTAAAGGAATTACTGGAAACGAGAGCATCTAATTTTGTGAGTACGGATTATATTCTTTAA